Proteins from a single region of Amycolatopsis sp. CA-230715:
- a CDS encoding FKBP-type peptidyl-prolyl cis-trans isomerase, translating to MRNAGKIMIAAVAAALSLGACANSEEPSPDAPGTGPTVSAPAPAGAPSSASQAPPSGGATAQPEAQGKECTADDIKVTGDPGKKPEITIPDTCKPPAKLVSKDLKPGTGAEAKAGSQLEMNYELVTWSDKAVKDNSYDRGEAFKLNLGGGDVIPGWDQGLVGIKQGARRLLIIPPALGYKEKGAGGGQIKPNETLVFVVDAAKVS from the coding sequence ATGCGTAACGCTGGCAAGATCATGATCGCGGCCGTCGCCGCCGCGCTGAGCCTGGGTGCCTGCGCCAACTCGGAGGAGCCTTCGCCGGACGCGCCCGGCACCGGCCCGACCGTGTCCGCGCCGGCACCGGCTGGAGCGCCCTCGTCCGCCTCGCAGGCCCCGCCGTCCGGGGGCGCCACCGCGCAGCCCGAGGCGCAGGGCAAGGAGTGCACCGCGGACGACATCAAGGTCACCGGGGATCCCGGCAAGAAGCCGGAGATCACCATTCCGGACACCTGCAAGCCGCCCGCCAAGCTGGTCAGCAAGGACCTCAAGCCCGGCACCGGCGCGGAGGCGAAGGCGGGCAGCCAGCTCGAGATGAACTACGAGCTGGTGACCTGGTCGGACAAGGCGGTCAAGGACAACTCCTACGACCGGGGTGAGGCCTTCAAGCTGAACCTCGGCGGCGGCGACGTCATCCCGGGCTGGGACCAGGGGCTGGTCGGGATCAAGCAGGGCGCGCGGCGCCTGCTGATCATCCCGCCCGCGCTCGGCTACAAGGAGAAGGGCGCGGGCGGCGGTCAGATCAAGCCGAACGAGACGCTCGTCTTCGTGGTGGACGCCGCCAAGGTCAGCTGA
- a CDS encoding quinone oxidoreductase family protein — protein sequence MPQAVRVTRTGGPEVLDVAEVEVGEPGAGELLVDVAAAGVNYIDTYQRAGIYPIELPFTLGMEGAGTIAAVGADVTGFAVGERVAWQGALGSYAQRALVPARIAVKVPDPVSDEVAAATLLQGITAHYLVASTYRVSDGDTILVHAAAGGVGLLLIQLAKARGARVIGTVSTEEKEQLARGAGADEVIRYDEVDFAEAVRELTGGEGVSVVYDGVGKSTVDGSLKSLKRRGLLALFGAASGPVPPIDPQRLNSGGSLYLTRPTAADYTATREELDWRAKELFDAIIDGSLDIRIGGRYPLADARTAHEDLQGRRTTGKLLLIP from the coding sequence ATGCCCCAGGCAGTGCGGGTGACGCGCACCGGTGGTCCCGAGGTGCTGGACGTGGCCGAGGTCGAGGTCGGCGAGCCGGGCGCCGGTGAGCTGCTGGTCGATGTGGCGGCGGCGGGCGTCAACTACATCGACACCTACCAGCGCGCGGGCATCTACCCGATCGAGCTGCCGTTCACCCTCGGCATGGAGGGCGCGGGCACCATCGCCGCCGTCGGCGCCGACGTCACCGGGTTCGCGGTCGGCGAGCGGGTGGCGTGGCAGGGCGCGCTCGGCAGCTACGCGCAGCGCGCGCTCGTGCCCGCGCGCATCGCGGTCAAGGTGCCCGACCCGGTCTCGGACGAGGTCGCCGCCGCGACCCTGCTGCAGGGGATCACCGCGCACTACCTCGTCGCGTCGACCTACCGGGTCTCCGACGGCGACACGATTCTCGTGCACGCCGCGGCGGGCGGGGTCGGGCTGCTGCTGATCCAGCTCGCGAAGGCACGCGGCGCGCGCGTGATCGGGACGGTGTCCACCGAGGAGAAGGAACAGCTGGCCCGTGGCGCGGGCGCGGACGAGGTGATCCGCTACGACGAAGTCGACTTCGCCGAGGCCGTGCGGGAGCTGACCGGCGGCGAGGGCGTTTCGGTGGTGTACGACGGGGTCGGCAAGTCCACAGTGGACGGAAGCCTGAAGAGCCTGAAGCGGCGCGGGCTGCTCGCGCTGTTCGGCGCGGCGAGCGGCCCGGTGCCGCCGATCGACCCGCAGCGCCTCAACTCCGGCGGCTCCCTGTACCTGACCCGGCCGACCGCGGCCGACTACACGGCCACCCGCGAGGAACTCGACTGGCGCGCGAAGGAGTTGTTCGACGCCATCATCGACGGCTCGCTCGACATCCGGATCGGCGGCCGGTACCCGCTCGCCGACGCCCGCACCGCGCACGAGGACCTGCAAGGCCGCCGCACCACCGGCAAGCTCCTGCTCATCCCCTGA
- a CDS encoding LysR family transcriptional regulator, producing MALELRQLRSFLAVATELHFSRAAQRLHVSQSALSQQIRALEDNLGAVLFSRTSRMVELTPAGQALFEAAPRVLFEADRAIERVRQAASGTAGVLVIGAVGTALASIAPRIMRAVWEDAPDLRLEVTQMDTAAQLIALADNRLDVALVREASPHSALRTEPLVSEPLMVALPEDHRLANDEQIRPEDLAGEPFVLWPRPLGAEFFDIITGYCREHGFSPRIVAEGTDIETQLGLVASGMGVSLQPAFYANLRMVGVGFRPLAGPAPQIALQVAWRRDDTSAAVRRFVTAALAVAQTIE from the coding sequence ATGGCTCTGGAGCTGCGGCAGCTGCGCTCGTTCCTGGCGGTGGCCACCGAACTGCACTTCAGCCGCGCGGCGCAGCGGTTGCACGTCAGCCAGTCCGCGCTGAGTCAGCAGATCAGGGCGCTCGAAGACAACCTCGGCGCCGTGCTGTTCTCCCGCACCAGCCGGATGGTCGAGCTGACCCCGGCGGGCCAGGCGCTGTTCGAAGCCGCGCCGCGGGTCCTGTTCGAAGCGGACCGGGCGATCGAACGGGTCCGCCAAGCGGCCAGCGGCACCGCGGGTGTGCTGGTGATCGGCGCGGTCGGCACGGCGCTGGCCAGCATCGCGCCGCGGATCATGCGGGCGGTGTGGGAGGACGCGCCCGATCTCCGGCTCGAAGTCACGCAGATGGACACGGCGGCGCAGCTCATCGCGCTCGCCGACAACCGGCTCGACGTCGCGCTCGTGCGCGAGGCGAGCCCGCATTCGGCGCTGCGGACCGAACCGCTCGTCTCGGAACCGCTCATGGTCGCGCTGCCCGAGGACCACCGGCTGGCGAACGACGAGCAGATCCGCCCGGAGGACCTGGCGGGTGAGCCGTTCGTGCTGTGGCCGCGCCCGCTCGGCGCCGAGTTCTTCGACATCATCACCGGCTACTGCCGGGAGCACGGATTCAGCCCGCGCATCGTCGCCGAGGGCACCGACATCGAAACCCAGCTCGGCCTGGTGGCCAGCGGGATGGGTGTTTCGCTGCAGCCGGCGTTCTACGCGAACCTGCGGATGGTGGGCGTCGGGTTCCGCCCACTGGCCGGACCGGCGCCGCAGATCGCGCTGCAGGTCGCGTGGCGGCGCGACGACACCTCGGCCGCGGTGCGGCGGTTCGTCACCGCGGCGCTCGCCGTCGCGCAAACCATCGAGTGA
- a CDS encoding aromatic ring-hydroxylating oxygenase subunit alpha has protein sequence MTAVNTDAGGIVSDVVGVRHRPGYSLPRAAYTDADVFASDIERVFLRTWLFVSASAEVPPGSYTTWSVGGESVVLTRTGDSVLHAHHNVCRHRGSRLLDDGGGRARTLVCGYHSWTYGLDGALRAAGDMGEGFRERCGAELGLRPVPVREVAGLVFVCFAEQPPPFDGAAAAIADQLGPYELGTAEVIARFRYRVAANWKTLVENNRECYHCRPNHPEFCLSNYELGVNGDGRVDPEYEAEFARQRAEWRAQGLSEKQVSFPGGAFYRVARLPLRDGFETESLSGGLVAPLLGRLTRPRAGSVRVVTLPNSWSHVNADYAVTTRLTPVDAGTTDVDLAFLVRGGAVDGVDYRTEDVVAVWKETSEQDWELCERNFAGISSRGYLPGPLSPVTENSIADFHRWWFRQSEKD, from the coding sequence ATGACCGCAGTCAATACCGATGCCGGGGGCATTGTTTCCGATGTGGTCGGTGTGCGGCACCGGCCGGGTTATTCGCTGCCGAGGGCCGCCTACACGGATGCGGACGTGTTCGCCTCCGATATCGAACGCGTGTTCCTGCGCACCTGGTTGTTCGTGTCGGCTTCGGCGGAGGTACCGCCGGGGTCGTACACGACGTGGAGCGTCGGCGGCGAGTCGGTCGTGCTCACCCGGACCGGGGACTCCGTGCTGCACGCGCACCACAACGTGTGCCGCCACCGGGGCTCGCGCCTGCTCGACGACGGGGGCGGGCGGGCGAGGACGCTCGTCTGCGGGTACCACTCCTGGACCTATGGCCTGGACGGCGCCCTGCGGGCCGCGGGCGACATGGGCGAGGGGTTCCGCGAACGGTGCGGTGCCGAGCTGGGGCTGCGCCCGGTGCCCGTGCGCGAGGTGGCCGGGCTGGTGTTCGTCTGCTTCGCGGAACAACCGCCGCCGTTCGACGGCGCGGCCGCGGCGATCGCCGATCAGCTCGGCCCGTACGAACTCGGTACGGCCGAGGTGATCGCGCGATTCCGGTACCGGGTGGCGGCCAACTGGAAGACGCTGGTGGAAAACAACCGCGAATGCTACCACTGCCGCCCGAATCACCCCGAATTCTGCCTTTCGAATTACGAGCTCGGGGTGAACGGGGACGGCAGGGTCGATCCCGAATACGAAGCGGAATTCGCGAGACAACGTGCCGAATGGCGTGCGCAGGGGTTGTCGGAAAAGCAGGTCAGTTTTCCGGGCGGTGCTTTCTACCGGGTCGCGCGACTGCCGCTGCGCGACGGTTTCGAAACCGAAAGCCTGTCCGGCGGCCTCGTGGCGCCCTTGCTGGGCAGGCTGACGAGACCGCGTGCGGGGAGTGTCCGCGTCGTCACGCTTCCGAATTCGTGGAGCCACGTGAACGCCGATTACGCGGTGACGACCCGGTTGACCCCGGTCGACGCCGGTACCACGGATGTCGATCTGGCGTTCCTGGTCCGCGGTGGCGCGGTCGACGGCGTCGACTACCGCACCGAGGACGTGGTGGCGGTCTGGAAGGAAACCTCCGAACAGGACTGGGAGCTGTGCGAGCGGAACTTCGCCGGTATCTCCTCCCGCGGCTACCTGCCGGGGCCGCTGTCCCCGGTCACCGAGAACTCCATCGCGGACTTCCACCGATGGTGGTTCCGCCAGTCCGAAAAGGACTGA
- a CDS encoding PDR/VanB family oxidoreductase, with the protein MRTSTMPATCLQGVDGEAVVRRAELVADGVLSLELAAPDGGPLPRWEPGAHISVVLGSGLVREYSLCGDPGDRDVYRIAVLDEPGGRGGSRELHRTAVPGARLGFRGPRNHFPLRSAADYLFIAGGIGITPILPMLRAVAGGDARWELVYGGRSRRTMAFTEEVRALGGPRLTLVPQDELGLPDLGSRLAAAAPSTAVYCCGPPPLLDAVERHCDRLGLLGSLRVERFRPGTPEPPREDADRPIEVELRRSGKRVTVLPGRSVLSAVREVLPRVASSCEEGYCGTCEAGVLDGVPDHRDTVLSEEDRARGDCMMICVSRARTSNLALDL; encoded by the coding sequence ATGCGAACTTCCACGATGCCCGCGACCTGCCTTCAAGGGGTGGACGGCGAAGCGGTGGTCCGCCGCGCGGAGCTGGTCGCCGACGGGGTGCTGTCGCTCGAACTGGCCGCGCCGGACGGTGGCCCGTTGCCGCGGTGGGAGCCGGGCGCGCACATCAGCGTCGTACTCGGCTCCGGCCTGGTGCGGGAGTACTCGCTGTGCGGCGACCCCGGCGACCGGGACGTCTACCGGATCGCGGTGCTCGACGAACCGGGCGGCCGGGGCGGTTCCCGTGAACTGCACCGCACAGCAGTGCCGGGCGCGCGGCTGGGTTTTCGCGGTCCCCGCAACCACTTCCCGCTGCGCTCCGCGGCGGACTACCTGTTCATCGCCGGTGGCATCGGGATCACCCCGATCCTGCCGATGCTCAGGGCGGTCGCCGGGGGCGACGCGCGGTGGGAGCTGGTGTACGGCGGCCGGTCGCGGCGGACGATGGCGTTCACCGAAGAGGTGCGCGCGCTCGGCGGGCCGCGGCTGACACTCGTGCCGCAGGACGAGCTTGGCCTGCCCGATCTCGGTTCGCGTCTTGCCGCGGCCGCGCCGTCGACCGCGGTGTACTGCTGCGGCCCGCCGCCGCTGCTGGACGCCGTCGAACGGCACTGCGACCGCCTCGGCCTGCTCGGCTCGTTGCGGGTCGAACGCTTCCGGCCCGGCACGCCGGAACCACCACGGGAGGACGCGGACCGGCCGATCGAGGTCGAGCTGCGCCGATCCGGCAAGCGGGTCACCGTGCTGCCGGGCCGCAGCGTGCTCAGCGCGGTCAGAGAAGTGCTGCCGCGCGTCGCTTCGTCGTGCGAGGAAGGGTACTGCGGCACCTGCGAGGCCGGTGTGCTCGACGGCGTGCCCGATCACCGCGACACCGTACTGTCCGAAGAGGACCGTGCGCGCGGGGACTGCATGATGATCTGCGTCAGCCGCGCCCGCACCTCGAACCTGGCACTCGACCTGTGA
- a CDS encoding NAD(P)/FAD-dependent oxidoreductase, with amino-acid sequence MTGDDRTSQIPESATCVVVGAGVHGLSTAWHLAKQTRKLGRTPDIVVLDKTAVGAGASGIACGVVRNNYFQPAMRELMAHSVRVWEEHADELSYHPVGYLQISPERMAGDVAGIHEQQRAIGYESVFVDGAAATRRYLRALFPDWRAEGVTNVLHEKRGGYANNMASVRGLARMARAEGVRIVEGVRVRGMRRTGGAVTAVRTDAGEIRCEHVVVAAGPWIREVWRMLGQPDRVGIPLDRGAVFDSPMWTYWALQEGTLKVEPEFLADAGGAAPPVIHVDSDVPLYDERGELVTDSLWGVYFKPDANFGGVQGGTAPNRVDRPYDEVAVDPYGPASPEFVVGEAFARTWTAALAHCLGRFEGTAHLLSREPSGGLGCFTPDSFPVFDTVGENVSVIADSNHGYKMIGVGELVAKEILGAPQALLEPFRLSRFAEGRLHPVSSSPFPWS; translated from the coding sequence ATGACCGGCGACGACCGCACGAGCCAGATTCCGGAGTCGGCGACCTGCGTCGTCGTCGGCGCGGGGGTGCACGGCCTTTCCACCGCGTGGCACCTCGCGAAGCAGACCAGGAAGCTCGGCCGCACACCCGATATCGTCGTGCTCGACAAGACCGCGGTCGGGGCGGGCGCTTCCGGTATCGCCTGCGGCGTGGTGCGCAACAACTACTTCCAGCCCGCGATGCGCGAGCTGATGGCGCATTCCGTGCGGGTCTGGGAAGAGCACGCCGACGAGCTATCGTACCACCCCGTCGGCTATTTGCAGATCTCGCCGGAGCGCATGGCCGGGGACGTGGCGGGAATCCACGAACAACAGCGCGCGATCGGCTACGAGTCGGTGTTCGTCGACGGTGCCGCCGCGACCCGGCGCTATTTGCGGGCGCTGTTCCCGGATTGGCGCGCCGAGGGGGTCACGAACGTCCTGCACGAGAAGCGGGGTGGGTACGCGAACAACATGGCGTCGGTGCGCGGGCTCGCCCGCATGGCGCGCGCGGAGGGCGTCCGGATCGTCGAAGGCGTGCGGGTCAGGGGGATGCGGCGCACCGGCGGCGCGGTGACCGCGGTCAGGACCGACGCCGGAGAGATCCGGTGCGAGCACGTGGTCGTCGCCGCCGGGCCGTGGATCCGCGAGGTGTGGCGCATGCTCGGCCAGCCGGACCGAGTCGGGATTCCGCTCGACCGCGGCGCGGTGTTCGACAGTCCGATGTGGACTTACTGGGCGTTGCAGGAGGGCACGCTCAAGGTGGAGCCGGAGTTCCTCGCCGACGCCGGCGGCGCCGCGCCGCCGGTGATCCACGTGGACAGCGACGTGCCGCTGTACGACGAGCGCGGTGAACTGGTCACGGATTCCCTGTGGGGCGTTTACTTCAAGCCGGACGCGAACTTCGGTGGCGTGCAAGGAGGAACCGCGCCGAACCGGGTCGACCGGCCGTACGACGAGGTGGCCGTCGACCCGTACGGCCCGGCGAGTCCCGAGTTCGTCGTGGGGGAGGCGTTCGCGAGGACGTGGACGGCGGCGCTGGCGCACTGCCTCGGCCGGTTCGAAGGGACGGCGCACCTGCTGTCCAGGGAGCCGTCCGGCGGGCTCGGCTGCTTCACCCCGGACAGCTTCCCGGTGTTCGACACGGTCGGGGAGAACGTCTCGGTCATCGCCGACTCGAACCACGGGTACAAGATGATCGGCGTCGGCGAACTGGTCGCGAAGGAGATCCTCGGTGCGCCGCAAGCACTTCTCGAACCGTTCCGGCTGTCCCGGTTCGCCGAGGGCCGCCTGCACCCGGTGAGCAGCTCCCCGTTCCCCTGGAGCTGA
- a CDS encoding NAD(P)/FAD-dependent oxidoreductase: MENVDVVIVGGGLEGLAIAWALAERGVRDVVVLERSTLCSGGTAKSSSIVRCHYGVASLAAMAWYGVGVFEHAEELLGTDVGFRRVGYAVGVGEENLSALRANIAIQRSVGVEVDEITPDRVRDWWPAMRVDDFRAFAYEPRGGSGDAYLTGMAFAAAARHRGVRIRQHTPVRRLMKGTGGRAIGVETGAGERISAGTVVLANGPWSVPLAAPLGVDLPVRAQRAQIVLVDSGAEVGQAPVVSDLVSLQYFRREPSGDVLVGNSDHAVPEYVDPDRYRQRADGSFVETAVEKLAHRFPGWPDPGVVTTYAGCYDVTPDYNPVIGPSGVPGLFLAVGFSGHGFKLAPAVGRLSADLLVDGVSGDPAVDAADFRFGRFAEGAALRSANRYAGAGEMR, from the coding sequence GTGGAGAACGTGGATGTCGTGATCGTCGGCGGCGGCCTCGAAGGGCTCGCGATCGCCTGGGCGCTCGCCGAACGCGGCGTGCGCGACGTCGTGGTGCTCGAACGCTCGACGCTGTGCTCCGGCGGCACCGCGAAGTCCAGCAGCATCGTCCGCTGCCACTACGGCGTCGCGTCGCTGGCGGCGATGGCCTGGTACGGGGTCGGAGTGTTCGAGCACGCCGAAGAACTGCTCGGTACCGACGTGGGGTTCCGGCGCGTGGGATATGCCGTCGGGGTCGGCGAGGAGAACCTTTCCGCCCTGCGGGCCAATATCGCGATCCAGCGGTCGGTCGGCGTCGAGGTCGACGAAATCACGCCCGACCGGGTTCGCGACTGGTGGCCCGCGATGCGCGTCGACGACTTCCGGGCCTTCGCCTACGAGCCCCGCGGCGGCAGCGGGGACGCGTACCTGACCGGAATGGCCTTCGCCGCGGCGGCACGGCACCGCGGGGTGCGGATCAGGCAGCACACGCCGGTGCGGCGGTTGATGAAGGGCACCGGCGGCAGGGCGATCGGCGTCGAAACCGGTGCGGGGGAACGGATTTCCGCGGGCACGGTGGTACTGGCCAACGGACCGTGGTCGGTTCCGCTCGCCGCGCCGCTCGGGGTGGATCTGCCCGTGCGCGCCCAGCGCGCGCAGATCGTGCTCGTCGACTCCGGCGCCGAGGTCGGGCAGGCGCCCGTCGTGTCGGATCTGGTGAGCCTGCAGTACTTCCGCCGGGAACCGTCGGGCGACGTGCTCGTCGGCAACAGCGATCACGCCGTGCCCGAGTACGTCGACCCGGACCGGTACCGGCAGCGCGCGGACGGCTCGTTCGTCGAGACCGCCGTGGAAAAGCTCGCGCACCGCTTCCCCGGCTGGCCGGATCCCGGCGTGGTGACCACGTACGCCGGTTGCTACGACGTCACTCCCGACTACAACCCGGTGATCGGGCCGTCCGGCGTGCCGGGTCTCTTCCTCGCCGTCGGGTTCAGCGGGCACGGGTTCAAGCTGGCGCCCGCCGTCGGCAGGCTCAGCGCGGACCTGCTCGTCGACGGGGTCAGCGGTGATCCCGCCGTCGACGCGGCGGACTTCCGGTTCGGCCGGTTCGCCGAGGGCGCGGCACTGCGCAGCGCGAACCGGTACGCGGGCGCGGGGGAGATGCGCTGA
- a CDS encoding acyl-CoA desaturase, with product MTKPLISGHRSTGQMIVLKTFLLVPFAALLAALPLAWGWGVSWLDLALAAVFYTVATLGVTVGYHRYFTHGAFKTGRGLRVALAIAGSMAVQGSVIFWVASHRRHHAFADREGDPHSPWLFGTSPAAMLRGFWHSHMGWMFRREVTNYERFAPDLLADEDLRVVNRYFWLWIVLSLALPAALGGLLSWSWQGALTAFFWAGLVRIAFLHHVTWSVNSICHLVGERPFASRDRAANFWPLAILSMGESWHNSHHADPTCARHGVLRGQVDVSARLIWIFERLGLAKNVRWPKPERFAAKRLS from the coding sequence ATGACCAAACCGTTGATCTCGGGCCACCGCTCGACCGGGCAGATGATCGTCCTCAAGACCTTCCTGCTGGTGCCGTTCGCGGCGCTGCTCGCCGCGCTGCCGCTGGCGTGGGGCTGGGGCGTGTCCTGGCTCGACCTCGCGCTCGCGGCGGTGTTCTACACGGTCGCGACGCTGGGCGTGACCGTCGGGTACCACCGCTACTTCACCCACGGCGCCTTCAAGACGGGCCGGGGGCTCCGCGTCGCGCTCGCCATCGCGGGCAGCATGGCCGTGCAGGGCTCGGTGATCTTCTGGGTCGCGAGCCACCGCAGGCACCACGCGTTCGCCGACCGCGAGGGCGATCCGCATTCCCCGTGGCTCTTCGGCACCTCCCCCGCCGCGATGCTGCGCGGGTTCTGGCACTCGCACATGGGCTGGATGTTCCGCCGCGAAGTGACCAACTACGAACGGTTCGCGCCCGATCTGCTCGCCGACGAGGACCTCCGGGTGGTCAACCGGTACTTCTGGCTGTGGATCGTGCTCAGCCTCGCGCTGCCCGCGGCGCTCGGCGGGCTGCTGAGCTGGTCGTGGCAGGGCGCGCTCACCGCGTTCTTCTGGGCTGGCCTGGTCAGGATCGCGTTCCTGCACCACGTGACCTGGTCGGTGAACTCGATCTGCCACCTCGTCGGCGAGCGGCCGTTCGCGAGCAGGGACCGCGCGGCGAACTTCTGGCCGCTGGCGATCCTGTCCATGGGCGAATCGTGGCACAACTCGCACCACGCCGACCCGACCTGCGCGCGCCACGGCGTGCTGCGCGGGCAGGTCGACGTCTCGGCGCGGTTGATCTGGATCTTCGAACGGCTCGGGCTGGCGAAGAACGTGCGCTGGCCGAAACCCGAGCGCTTCGCCGCGAAACGCTTGTCCTAA
- a CDS encoding COX15/CtaA family protein → MQFSSLIGRLPYPSRTVQRTVAVAAVIAQAGIGVTGSVVRVTGSGLGCPTWPECVKGSMIPVDHPEYQALNQWIEFSNRMLTGVVIAVAALCLITAWRVAHEHPERKRLVKLAWTMPGGVVLQAVVGGITVLAKLEWWTVAIHFLASTPLIWLAVLLLREFASDGQPVRWRDGDTGRTFLVVLIASMWAVLIAGTVVTGAGPHGGDPKTHRLDAPVDTLATVHGGLLVCYLIVLACYGLYLFRAGATPKLWRAYAAVWIVALAQGALGSVQYGLGVPEALVSLHVLGSALVLIATANLWCTARDQHRLESSSDSEHELTPAG, encoded by the coding sequence GTGCAATTCAGCTCGCTGATCGGCCGCCTGCCCTACCCGTCGCGCACGGTGCAGCGGACAGTCGCCGTCGCCGCCGTGATCGCGCAGGCGGGGATCGGCGTGACCGGATCGGTCGTGCGCGTCACCGGATCGGGGCTCGGCTGCCCCACCTGGCCCGAATGCGTCAAGGGCAGCATGATCCCGGTCGACCACCCCGAGTACCAGGCGCTGAACCAGTGGATCGAGTTCAGCAACCGGATGCTGACCGGCGTGGTGATCGCGGTCGCCGCGCTGTGCCTGATCACCGCGTGGCGCGTCGCGCACGAGCACCCCGAGCGGAAGCGGCTGGTGAAGCTCGCGTGGACGATGCCGGGCGGCGTCGTGCTGCAGGCCGTCGTCGGCGGGATCACCGTGCTGGCCAAGCTGGAGTGGTGGACGGTCGCGATCCACTTCCTGGCTTCGACGCCGCTGATCTGGCTCGCCGTGCTGCTGCTGCGCGAGTTCGCGTCCGACGGTCAGCCGGTGCGCTGGCGCGACGGCGACACCGGGCGCACGTTCCTGGTGGTGCTGATCGCCTCGATGTGGGCGGTGCTGATCGCCGGGACCGTGGTGACCGGCGCGGGCCCGCACGGCGGTGACCCGAAGACGCACCGCCTCGACGCGCCCGTGGACACCCTCGCCACCGTGCACGGCGGACTGCTCGTCTGCTACCTGATCGTGCTCGCCTGCTACGGCCTCTACCTCTTCCGCGCCGGTGCGACGCCGAAGCTGTGGCGCGCCTACGCCGCCGTGTGGATCGTCGCGCTCGCCCAGGGCGCGCTCGGATCCGTCCAGTACGGGCTCGGCGTGCCGGAGGCGCTCGTCTCGCTGCACGTGCTCGGCTCCGCGCTCGTCCTCATCGCCACCGCGAACCTGTGGTGCACCGCGCGGGACCAGCACCGGCTCGAGTCTTCTTCGGACAGTGAGCACGAGCTGACGCCGGCGGGCTGA
- a CDS encoding ABC transporter permease: MSQFAAGTFTPAPGRGKLPKMLLTHARVEASLTLRHGEQTLLTLLIPLALLVGLSLLNILPTGDIGALSRVDWVTPRILALAVMSSAFTGQAIALGFDRRYGVLKRLSATALPRWLLVAGRLAAALVVVALQTVVLGVVAAFLGWTPSGGGIVAAVVLLIVGTLAFGALGVLLGGSLRAEAVLALANIVWFVLLLAGGILLAPATLPSGLAAVVELLPSGALAEGLRAALVDGSFAWGPVGVLLGWAVVAGGLASKTTRLT, encoded by the coding sequence ATGAGCCAGTTCGCCGCGGGCACTTTCACTCCCGCTCCCGGGCGCGGGAAGCTGCCCAAGATGCTGCTGACGCACGCGAGGGTCGAAGCGAGCCTGACCCTGCGCCACGGCGAGCAGACGCTGCTGACCCTGCTCATCCCGCTGGCCCTGCTGGTCGGGCTGAGCCTGCTGAACATCCTGCCCACCGGCGACATCGGCGCACTGTCCAGAGTGGACTGGGTGACGCCGAGGATCCTCGCGCTCGCGGTGATGTCCTCGGCGTTCACCGGCCAGGCCATCGCGCTCGGCTTCGACCGCCGTTACGGTGTGCTGAAACGACTTTCGGCGACCGCGCTCCCCCGCTGGCTGCTCGTCGCCGGGCGGCTCGCCGCGGCGCTCGTGGTGGTCGCGCTGCAGACGGTCGTGCTGGGCGTGGTCGCGGCGTTCCTCGGCTGGACGCCGTCGGGTGGCGGCATCGTCGCCGCCGTGGTGCTGCTGATCGTGGGCACGCTCGCGTTCGGCGCGCTCGGGGTGCTGCTCGGCGGTTCCCTGCGCGCCGAAGCCGTGCTGGCACTGGCGAACATCGTGTGGTTCGTGCTGCTGCTGGCGGGCGGGATCCTGCTGGCACCGGCCACGTTGCCCAGTGGTCTCGCGGCGGTCGTCGAACTGCTGCCGTCCGGCGCGCTCGCGGAGGGGTTACGGGCGGCGCTCGTCGACGGATCGTTCGCGTGGGGCCCTGTCGGCGTGCTCCTCGGCTGGGCCGTCGTCGCGGGCGGGCTCGCGTCGAAGACGACCCGCCTCACCTGA